Proteins from a single region of Deltaproteobacteria bacterium HGW-Deltaproteobacteria-4:
- a CDS encoding cation/H(+) antiporter has product MASLSSHEVTVLFLALGLLLATARLFAEIAKRFNQPMVLGEILAGVFWGPTIVGTLAPHFSSYLFPTQGGGALVLDGMMTLAITLFLLVAGMEVDLSTLWRQGKTAIAVSLAGIIGPFGVGFAAAWFFPQFIGGQTGGENTLVFALFIGTALSISALPVIIKTLMDLNLYRSDLGMLVVAAAVFNDLVGWIIFAVILGMIGKTNQFSIGTTIFLTLAFAGGMLTVGRWLINRSLPWIQAHSSWPGGILGFSLSLALFCAAFTEWIGIHAIFGAFIAGIALGDSRHLRERTRATIEQFVSFIFAPLFFAGIGLRVNFVKEFDLLLVITVLIIATLGKVIGCGLAGRMSGMARREAWAMGFGMNARGAMEIILGLLALQYGLINERLFVALVVMALVTSLMSGPILQRVLRLKRQNRFTKFTNGRTFINRLQARSRAEAVAELAAVAATACGLEAGEISDGAMLREQLMPTGIGNGIAVPHARMRGVTETIIAVGLSAAGIDFDSPDGRPAHVILLIITPTHDDGMQLEILADIAKVFRNTEICHKIVAVESYTEFLALTRSYSR; this is encoded by the coding sequence GCCAAACGCTTCAATCAACCGATGGTCCTCGGCGAGATCCTCGCCGGGGTCTTTTGGGGTCCGACGATCGTCGGCACCCTGGCGCCGCACTTCTCCAGCTATCTTTTCCCCACCCAGGGAGGCGGCGCTCTCGTCCTCGACGGGATGATGACCCTCGCCATCACCCTCTTTCTCCTCGTCGCCGGCATGGAGGTCGACCTTTCAACCCTCTGGCGACAGGGAAAGACCGCTATTGCCGTCAGCCTCGCCGGCATCATCGGCCCCTTCGGCGTTGGCTTTGCAGCGGCCTGGTTCTTTCCGCAATTCATCGGCGGACAGACGGGGGGAGAAAACACCCTGGTCTTTGCCCTCTTCATCGGCACCGCCCTGTCAATTTCAGCGCTGCCGGTGATCATCAAGACGCTGATGGATCTCAACCTTTACCGCAGCGATCTTGGCATGCTCGTTGTTGCCGCGGCGGTCTTCAACGATCTCGTCGGCTGGATCATCTTCGCTGTCATCCTCGGCATGATCGGCAAGACCAACCAGTTCAGCATCGGCACGACGATCTTTCTCACCTTGGCCTTTGCCGGCGGCATGCTGACGGTCGGTCGCTGGCTGATCAACCGCTCCCTGCCGTGGATCCAGGCGCATTCGAGCTGGCCCGGCGGCATCCTCGGTTTCTCCCTCTCCCTCGCCCTCTTCTGCGCCGCTTTTACTGAATGGATCGGCATTCATGCCATCTTCGGCGCCTTTATTGCCGGCATCGCCCTCGGCGACTCCCGTCATCTGCGCGAACGCACCCGCGCCACCATCGAACAGTTTGTCTCCTTTATCTTTGCTCCGCTCTTCTTTGCCGGCATCGGCCTCAGGGTCAACTTCGTCAAAGAGTTCGATCTGCTCCTCGTCATCACCGTCCTGATCATCGCCACCCTCGGCAAGGTCATCGGCTGCGGTCTTGCCGGGCGGATGAGCGGCATGGCGCGGCGCGAAGCCTGGGCCATGGGTTTCGGGATGAATGCCCGTGGCGCCATGGAGATCATCCTCGGCCTCCTTGCCCTGCAATACGGCCTGATCAACGAACGCCTCTTTGTCGCCCTGGTTGTCATGGCCCTGGTGACCTCGTTGATGAGCGGACCGATCCTGCAACGTGTACTCCGCCTGAAGAGGCAAAATCGCTTCACGAAATTCACCAATGGCCGGACCTTTATCAACCGTCTCCAAGCCCGCTCCCGGGCGGAAGCCGTCGCGGAACTCGCGGCCGTCGCAGCCACCGCTTGCGGCCTGGAGGCGGGCGAAATCAGCGACGGCGCCATGCTCCGCGAACAACTTATGCCGACCGGCATCGGTAACGGTATTGCCGTCCCGCACGCCCGCATGCGCGGCGTCACCGAAACCATCATCGCCGTCGGCCTCTCCGCGGCCGGGATCGATTTCGACTCCCCCGACGGGCGCCCGGCGCACGTCATTCTCCTCATCATCACTCCCACGCACGATGACGGCATGCAACTGGAAATTCTCGCCGACATCGCCAAGGTCTTTCGTAACACCGAGATCTGCCATAAAATCGTCGCGGTCGAGAGTTATACCGAATTTCTCGCCCTCACCCGCAGCTACTCCCGCTAG